A genomic window from Camelus ferus isolate YT-003-E chromosome 9, BCGSAC_Cfer_1.0, whole genome shotgun sequence includes:
- the C9H19orf18 gene encoding uncharacterized protein C19orf18 homolog: MRSPQPEGNGKTDTPEATKLRGFVGHSVVPNTNTWNTALIPHRPALVQVVTVAGVAFSIALVCGIAISYMIYRLAQAEERQQLALLYKNIRVPSADEEESPEDDSLDESTYLLPENEKELEKFIHSVIRSKRRKHIEKKLNQEQKLVKEVKIKDALHTSEMENM; the protein is encoded by the exons ATGCGTTCCCCGCAGCCTGAGG GTAATGGGAAGACGGACACCCCTGAGGCTACAAAGCTCCGTGGTTTTGTGGGGCATTCAGTGGTCCCGAACACCAACACCTGGAACACAG caCTGATTCCTCATAGACCTGCTCTTGTTCAAGTAGTTACAGTCGCGGGGGTAGCCTTCAGCATCGCCCTGGTGTGTGGCATCGCTATTTCCTATATGATCTA TCGACTGGCACAGGCTGAGGAGAGACAACAGCTGGCAttgctttataaaaatatcagGGTACCATCAGCAGACGAGGAGGAGAGCCCCGAGGATGACAGCCTGGACGAGTCCACGTATCTGCTTCCCGAGAATGAGAAGGAACTggaaaagttcattcattcag TTATTAGAtcgaaaagaagaaaacacattgaaaagaaattgaatcaagAGCAAAAGTTAGTAAAGGAAGTGAAGATAAAGGATGCTCTGCACACTTCAGAGATGGAGAATATGTGA